A window from Candidatus Methylomirabilota bacterium encodes these proteins:
- a CDS encoding FAD-dependent oxidoreductase — protein MRAADAVIIGGGVTGCSLAFHLAGAGFGRVLVLERRFVGAGGTGRSVGIIRQLYPTPETTRMVLRSLEVFEHFEEAVGGDAGFKPCGVLIGVSAAMRPALEKTLALQRGLGVRAEILEPADLHRLERRIDPAGLGAVLHEPGSGYGDPPAVNAAYAEAARRRGAVIEQGAEVASLRQSSGRVTGVVTAAGEEISSPVVVNAAGLWSPAVARLGGIELPIVIGRHPVFVVARDPSFGPDHMVYMDLAGGSYLRPETGGLTLTGSLIDDETQHPMDPELLGAEPSFDEASVALERTSRAVPRMADARYARGWAGAFDITPDWMPILDETDLEGFFVAAGMSGHGFKLAPAVGEMMAALIS, from the coding sequence ATGAGAGCGGCCGACGCCGTCATCATCGGCGGCGGCGTCACCGGCTGCTCGCTCGCCTTTCACCTGGCCGGGGCCGGCTTCGGACGCGTCCTCGTCCTGGAGCGGCGCTTCGTCGGCGCGGGCGGCACCGGCCGCTCCGTCGGCATCATCCGCCAGCTCTACCCGACGCCGGAGACCACCCGCATGGTCCTTCGCTCCCTCGAGGTCTTCGAGCATTTCGAGGAAGCCGTGGGTGGCGACGCCGGGTTCAAGCCCTGCGGGGTCCTCATCGGCGTCAGCGCCGCCATGCGGCCCGCGCTCGAGAAGACCCTGGCCCTTCAGCGAGGTCTTGGCGTCCGCGCCGAGATCCTGGAGCCCGCCGATCTCCACCGCCTCGAGCGGCGCATCGACCCCGCCGGGCTCGGGGCCGTGCTCCACGAGCCCGGCTCGGGATACGGAGACCCTCCCGCCGTCAATGCCGCCTATGCCGAGGCGGCGCGACGGCGCGGTGCCGTCATCGAACAGGGCGCGGAGGTGGCATCGCTCCGGCAGTCCAGCGGCAGGGTCACGGGCGTCGTCACCGCCGCGGGAGAGGAGATCTCGAGTCCGGTCGTGGTCAATGCCGCCGGGCTCTGGTCGCCTGCCGTGGCGCGGCTCGGGGGCATCGAGCTGCCCATCGTCATCGGGCGTCATCCCGTCTTCGTCGTGGCGCGCGATCCCAGCTTCGGTCCCGACCACATGGTCTACATGGATCTGGCGGGCGGCAGCTATCTTCGACCGGAGACCGGCGGCCTCACCCTGACCGGCTCGCTCATCGACGACGAGACCCAGCACCCCATGGATCCCGAGCTCCTCGGCGCCGAGCCTTCCTTCGACGAGGCGAGCGTGGCCCTCGAACGCACGAGCCGAGCGGTGCCGCGAATGGCGGACGCTCGCTACGCGCGCGGCTGGGCAGGGGCCTTCGACATCACGCCGGACTGGATGCCCATCCTCGACGAGACGGACCTCGAGGGCTTCTTCGTGGCGGCCGGCATGTCGGGCCACGGCTTCAAGCTCGCTCCGGCCGTGGGCGAGATGATGGCCGCGCTCATCTCG
- a CDS encoding MOSC domain-containing protein, whose protein sequence is MSSKGRVVQINISPGGVPKLPVASARVIANGLEGDGHRDLEHHGGPERALCIFSLEQIRALQVEGHTITPGAIGENLTLEGLDWERVQPGAVLELGERVRIEITRYTSPCFNIRPSFLGGDFARVSQKRHPGWSRVYAKVLQPGTISQGDPVRLLDSS, encoded by the coding sequence TTGAGCAGCAAAGGCCGAGTGGTCCAGATCAATATTTCCCCCGGGGGAGTCCCCAAGCTCCCGGTGGCCTCCGCCCGGGTGATCGCGAATGGGCTCGAGGGCGACGGTCACCGAGACCTCGAGCACCATGGGGGCCCCGAGCGGGCCCTCTGCATCTTCTCTCTCGAGCAGATCCGGGCCCTCCAGGTCGAGGGACACACGATCACGCCGGGCGCCATCGGGGAGAACCTGACCCTTGAGGGCCTCGACTGGGAGCGGGTCCAGCCGGGGGCCGTGCTCGAGCTCGGTGAGCGCGTGAGAATCGAGATCACCCGCTACACGAGCCCCTGCTTCAATATCAGGCCGAGCTTCCTCGGCGGAGACTTCGCCCGCGTGTCGCAGAAGCGACATCCAGGATGGAGCCGTGTCTACGCCAAGGTGCTGCAGCCCGGTACCATCAGTCAGGGCGATCCCGTCCGGCTTCTCGACTCTTCATGA
- a CDS encoding MaoC/PaaZ C-terminal domain-containing protein, which produces MRTHGLTYEEHEAGATYETTGRTVTEADICAFVNLCGFIEPLFYDMEFVQSSSVFKGRPAPGAFTFCLSEGLVIQTGLIHGTGMSYLGSEIKIVAPVLVGDTLRVRVVITEKRETKKPDRGIVTYRHEVLNQRGEIVLEAVIKRMIRRGPAKP; this is translated from the coding sequence ATGCGCACGCACGGACTGACCTACGAGGAGCACGAGGCTGGCGCCACCTACGAGACGACGGGGCGCACGGTGACCGAGGCTGATATCTGCGCCTTCGTCAACCTCTGCGGCTTCATCGAGCCGCTCTTCTACGACATGGAGTTCGTCCAGAGCTCCTCGGTCTTCAAGGGCCGGCCCGCCCCCGGCGCTTTCACCTTCTGCCTCTCGGAGGGGCTCGTCATCCAGACGGGCCTCATCCACGGCACGGGCATGTCGTACCTGGGCAGCGAGATCAAGATCGTGGCCCCCGTGCTCGTGGGCGATACCCTCCGCGTGCGCGTGGTCATCACCGAGAAGCGCGAGACCAAGAAGCCCGACCGCGGTATCGTGACCTATCGGCACGAGGTGCTCAACCAGCGCGGCGAGATCGTCCTCGAGGCCGTGATCAAGCGCATGATACGGCGAGGGCCCGCGAAGCCCTGA
- a CDS encoding ABC transporter ATP-binding protein produces MLEVRELHVSYGEIRALRGVSFEVREGEIVTLLGSNGAGKTTTLRALSGLLHPREGDILFQGQSLLGVASHAIVHRGITHVPEGRRIFNRLTVLENLEMGAFTRRDAGVREDMDRVFSIFARLQERRAQVAGTLSGGEQQMLAIGRALMARPTLLLLDEPSMGLAPVLVEQIFETVLAINKQGVTILLVEQNAAMALSIAGRGYVLETGGIVLEGSAKDLADNPEVRRAYLGEA; encoded by the coding sequence GTGCTTGAGGTGCGGGAGCTCCACGTCTCCTACGGCGAGATCCGCGCCCTGCGGGGCGTCTCCTTCGAGGTGCGCGAGGGGGAAATTGTCACCCTCCTCGGCAGCAACGGCGCGGGCAAGACGACGACCCTCCGCGCCCTCTCGGGGCTCCTGCACCCGCGCGAGGGCGATATCCTCTTCCAGGGTCAGTCGCTCCTCGGCGTTGCCTCTCATGCCATCGTGCACCGGGGCATCACCCACGTGCCCGAGGGCCGGCGCATCTTCAATCGGCTCACCGTCCTCGAGAACCTCGAGATGGGCGCCTTCACGCGCCGGGATGCCGGCGTGCGAGAGGACATGGACCGTGTCTTCTCGATCTTCGCGCGCCTCCAGGAGCGGCGCGCCCAGGTCGCGGGCACGCTCTCGGGCGGCGAGCAGCAGATGCTCGCCATCGGCCGCGCCTTGATGGCCCGCCCCACCCTCCTCCTGCTCGACGAGCCCTCCATGGGCCTCGCCCCCGTCCTGGTGGAGCAGATCTTCGAGACCGTCCTCGCCATCAACAAGCAGGGCGTGACCATCCTGCTCGTGGAGCAGAACGCGGCCATGGCGCTGTCCATCGCCGGCCGCGGCTATGTCCTGGAGACGGGCGGCATCGTCCTCGAGGGCTCCGCGAAGGACCTCGCCGACAACCCCGAAGTTCGCCGGGCCTATCTCGGCGAAGCGTGA
- a CDS encoding ABC transporter ATP-binding protein has product MTALLEARGITKRFGGLIALNKVDFILEEGRIASIIGPNGAGKTTFFNVFTGLYVPEEGTVSFRGAPLLGLRSDQITALGICRTFQNIRLFRNMTAVENVLVGMHARVGTGFWSALSRNRRFKTEEGALWARAAELLDVVGLRGRANEIARNLPYGDQRRLEIGRALASRPALLLLDEPTAGMTQGEARSLMALLRRLIADLGLTILLIEHNMRVVMEVSDHVTVLDYGEKIAEGRAVEVQKDPRVIEAYLGRRKWTPAAGGGRA; this is encoded by the coding sequence ATGACGGCGCTTCTCGAGGCGCGCGGCATCACCAAGCGATTCGGCGGGCTGATCGCCCTGAACAAGGTCGATTTCATCCTCGAGGAAGGCCGCATCGCCTCCATCATCGGGCCGAACGGCGCCGGCAAGACCACGTTCTTCAATGTCTTCACCGGCCTCTACGTGCCCGAGGAGGGAACGGTGAGCTTCCGGGGCGCTCCTCTCCTGGGCCTCCGCTCCGATCAGATCACCGCGCTCGGCATCTGCCGCACCTTCCAGAACATCCGCCTCTTTCGCAACATGACGGCGGTGGAGAACGTCCTCGTGGGCATGCACGCGCGGGTGGGCACGGGCTTCTGGAGCGCGCTGTCGCGAAACCGGCGCTTCAAGACGGAGGAGGGGGCCCTCTGGGCGCGGGCGGCGGAGCTGCTCGACGTCGTCGGGCTGCGCGGCCGGGCCAACGAGATCGCCCGCAACTTGCCCTATGGTGACCAGCGCCGTCTCGAGATCGGCCGCGCCCTCGCCTCCCGGCCCGCCCTGCTGCTCCTCGACGAGCCCACGGCGGGCATGACCCAGGGCGAGGCGCGGAGTCTCATGGCCCTCCTGCGCCGCCTCATCGCCGACCTCGGTCTGACCATCCTGCTCATCGAGCACAACATGCGCGTGGTCATGGAAGTCTCGGATCACGTCACCGTCCTCGACTACGGCGAGAAGATCGCCGAGGGACGGGCCGTCGAGGTACAGAAGGACCCGCGCGTGATCGAGGCGTATCTGGGGCGGCGAAAGTGGACGCCCGCGGCAGGGGGCGGCCGTGCTTGA
- a CDS encoding branched-chain amino acid ABC transporter permease, producing MIKSLLDRPVPATILVAMLLAVTALGVARFPRSIVVFMLFQASIFLLYFARIPRWLKVSLTVVALGVLMPVLGTINAYYMEIAIQVGIFAALALGLNIVVGLAGLLDLGYVAFFAVGAYSWAIFGSPQANLIFGGNAFPLPPWWFFAFLLVGVGVAAGAGILLGLPVLRLHGDYLALVTLGFGEVIRVLANNLDKPINITNGPKGITPIGRPPIFFAPLLQALGIDPNPNVIYPLYLYALVLLIVGVTVLVNRRLEDSHIGRAWEAIREDQTAAQAMGVPLVRMKLLAFACGASFAGAVGVLFAAKQVFVNPESFTFMESIGVLAMIILGGMGSIPGAILGAAVVTVLNLQVLKGLSLWLNELRNAGVTIFGYSLANLPTQLEPAKYERMVFGLILVLMMIFRPQGILPARRRTRELQEPVEP from the coding sequence ATGATCAAGTCGCTGCTCGACCGCCCCGTGCCGGCAACGATCCTCGTGGCCATGCTGCTCGCCGTCACCGCGTTGGGCGTGGCGAGGTTTCCGCGCTCCATCGTGGTCTTCATGCTCTTCCAGGCCTCGATCTTCCTCCTGTACTTCGCGCGCATACCCCGCTGGCTCAAGGTCTCGCTCACGGTGGTCGCTCTCGGCGTGCTCATGCCCGTGCTCGGGACCATCAATGCCTATTACATGGAGATCGCGATCCAGGTGGGGATCTTCGCGGCGCTCGCCCTCGGGCTCAACATCGTGGTGGGGCTGGCTGGGCTCCTGGACCTCGGCTATGTCGCCTTCTTCGCCGTGGGCGCCTACTCCTGGGCGATCTTCGGCTCGCCCCAGGCCAACCTGATCTTCGGCGGCAATGCCTTCCCGCTGCCCCCGTGGTGGTTCTTCGCCTTCCTCCTCGTGGGGGTCGGCGTGGCCGCGGGAGCGGGAATCCTGCTCGGCCTCCCCGTGCTGCGACTGCACGGCGACTACCTCGCCTTGGTGACGCTGGGGTTTGGCGAGGTGATCCGCGTGCTCGCCAACAATCTCGACAAGCCGATCAACATCACCAATGGGCCCAAGGGCATCACGCCCATCGGGCGACCGCCCATCTTCTTCGCCCCGCTCCTGCAGGCGCTCGGGATCGACCCGAACCCGAACGTCATCTATCCGCTCTACCTCTACGCCCTCGTGCTGCTCATCGTCGGCGTCACCGTGCTCGTCAACCGCCGGCTGGAGGACTCGCACATCGGCCGCGCGTGGGAAGCGATCCGCGAGGACCAGACGGCCGCCCAGGCCATGGGCGTGCCGCTCGTGCGCATGAAGCTCCTGGCCTTCGCCTGTGGCGCGTCCTTCGCGGGCGCCGTGGGCGTGCTCTTCGCGGCCAAGCAGGTCTTCGTCAACCCGGAGTCCTTCACCTTCATGGAGTCCATCGGCGTGCTCGCCATGATCATCCTGGGCGGCATGGGCTCCATCCCCGGGGCCATCCTGGGCGCGGCCGTGGTCACCGTGCTGAACCTCCAGGTCCTCAAGGGCCTCTCCCTCTGGCTCAACGAGCTGCGCAATGCCGGCGTGACGATCTTCGGCTACAGCCTCGCCAACCTGCCCACCCAGCTCGAGCCGGCGAAGTACGAGCGCATGGTCTTCGGCCTCATCCTCGTGCTCATGATGATCTTCCGGCCGCAGGGGATCCTGCCCGCGCGGCGCCGCACGCGCGAGCTCCAGGAGCCGGTGGAGCCCTGA
- a CDS encoding branched-chain amino acid ABC transporter permease, whose translation MDYELLIGIFPQVLLDGITLGFMYALIALGYTMVYGVLEFINFAHSEIFIVGAFVGVELLLTFKAAGWLDVLPWVVVLVVVLLVGMAASGLLAVVVERTAYRPLRHAPRLIPLISAIGVSFFLQDAIRLVESIWRNAFNLVYPSMDALNHRFELTHTIDVSVKSLVVIVAALLMLWGLHNLVNRTKIGKAIRAVAEDQAAASLMGINVNRIISLTFLIGGAMGGGAGVLFGVQYSLINPYTGFIPGLKAFTAAVLGGIGNIPGAMLGGLVLGLLESFAAAYLSLLTGGAFGAEYKDIFAFSILILILIFRPKGILGEIVRERA comes from the coding sequence ATGGACTATGAGCTCCTGATCGGCATCTTCCCGCAGGTCCTCCTCGATGGCATCACCCTGGGCTTCATGTACGCCCTCATCGCCCTCGGCTACACCATGGTCTACGGCGTCCTCGAGTTCATCAACTTCGCGCATTCCGAGATCTTCATCGTGGGCGCCTTCGTGGGCGTGGAGCTGCTCCTGACCTTCAAGGCGGCCGGCTGGCTCGACGTTCTCCCCTGGGTCGTCGTGCTCGTGGTGGTCTTGCTGGTGGGCATGGCCGCCTCCGGGCTTCTCGCCGTCGTCGTCGAACGCACGGCCTACCGCCCTCTCCGCCACGCCCCCCGCTTGATCCCCCTCATCTCCGCCATCGGCGTCTCCTTCTTCCTCCAGGACGCCATCCGCCTCGTGGAGTCGATCTGGCGCAACGCCTTCAACCTCGTCTACCCGTCCATGGACGCGCTCAACCACCGCTTCGAGCTGACCCACACCATCGACGTCTCCGTGAAGTCGCTCGTGGTCATCGTGGCCGCCCTCCTCATGCTCTGGGGCCTGCACAACCTCGTCAACCGGACGAAGATCGGCAAGGCTATCCGCGCCGTCGCCGAGGACCAGGCCGCGGCCAGCCTCATGGGTATCAACGTCAACCGCATCATCTCCCTCACCTTCCTGATCGGCGGGGCCATGGGCGGCGGGGCGGGCGTGCTCTTCGGCGTCCAGTACAGCCTGATCAACCCGTACACGGGCTTCATCCCGGGGCTCAAGGCCTTCACCGCGGCCGTGCTCGGAGGCATCGGGAACATCCCGGGGGCCATGCTCGGGGGGCTCGTGCTGGGTTTGCTCGAGTCTTTCGCGGCCGCCTACCTCTCCCTCCTGACGGGTGGGGCCTTCGGGGCCGAGTACAAGGACATCTTCGCCTTCTCGATCCTGATCCTCATCCTGATCTTCCGGCCCAAGGGCATCCTCGGCGAGATCGTCAGGGAGCGGGCCTGA
- a CDS encoding branched-chain amino acid ABC transporter substrate-binding protein: MKTLRFRHLLSALAVAALVLPGAAPADAQSKGTIKIATQSPLSGGQAALGEGIKLGTQLAVEKLKGNLEKMGYKVELVPFDDQAKPDVGVANAKNIIADKDIMAVIGHLNSGVAIPSSEVYKEVGVVMISPANTNPVVTDRNYPSVNRVCGRDDVQGVVGSEYAHSLKVKSAAIVHDKTQYGQSIAEFFKADAEKKGIKVVAFEGTEEKSNFDAILTPIKAKNPDIIYFGGIYDQAAPFFKQAREKGVKSKFMGPDGMDSSDLTKIAGKAVVGMAYTSAAGPASALPKAKAFVDEYKKKFGKNPEPYAAEAYDATTIAIKAIEDAAKGGKVTREDVAAAVRKAKLAGITGDIAFDSKGDRLKAQYFVLTVASDDPAKWGDNKIVKQLTIAPPAAKK, encoded by the coding sequence ATGAAGACCCTGCGATTCCGCCACCTGCTGAGCGCGCTGGCCGTCGCGGCACTGGTGCTGCCCGGCGCCGCGCCCGCGGATGCCCAGTCCAAGGGCACCATCAAGATCGCCACGCAGAGCCCGCTGTCGGGCGGCCAGGCGGCTCTCGGCGAGGGGATCAAGCTCGGTACGCAGCTGGCCGTCGAGAAGCTCAAGGGCAACCTCGAGAAGATGGGCTACAAGGTCGAGCTCGTGCCCTTCGACGATCAGGCCAAGCCCGACGTGGGGGTCGCCAACGCCAAGAACATCATCGCCGACAAGGACATCATGGCCGTGATCGGCCACTTGAACTCGGGCGTGGCCATTCCCTCGTCCGAGGTCTACAAGGAAGTCGGCGTGGTCATGATCTCGCCGGCCAACACCAACCCCGTGGTCACCGATCGCAACTACCCCAGCGTCAACCGCGTGTGCGGCCGCGACGACGTGCAGGGCGTGGTCGGCTCCGAGTACGCCCACTCCTTGAAGGTCAAGAGCGCCGCCATCGTCCATGACAAGACGCAGTACGGGCAGAGCATCGCCGAGTTCTTCAAGGCCGATGCGGAGAAGAAGGGCATCAAGGTGGTGGCCTTCGAGGGCACCGAGGAGAAGTCGAACTTCGACGCCATCCTCACGCCCATCAAGGCCAAGAACCCTGACATCATCTACTTCGGCGGCATCTACGATCAGGCGGCGCCGTTCTTCAAGCAGGCGCGCGAGAAGGGCGTCAAGTCCAAGTTCATGGGCCCGGACGGCATGGACTCCTCCGACCTGACGAAGATCGCGGGCAAGGCGGTGGTGGGCATGGCCTACACCTCGGCGGCGGGCCCCGCCTCGGCCCTGCCCAAGGCCAAGGCCTTCGTGGACGAGTACAAGAAGAAGTTCGGCAAGAACCCCGAGCCCTATGCCGCGGAGGCCTACGACGCGACGACCATCGCCATCAAGGCCATCGAGGACGCGGCCAAGGGCGGCAAGGTCACCCGCGAGGACGTGGCGGCGGCCGTCCGCAAGGCCAAGCTGGCCGGGATCACCGGGGACATCGCTTTCGACAGCAAGGGTGATCGGCTCAAGGCCCAGTACTTCGTGCTGACGGTGGCCAGCGACGACCCGGCAAAGTGGGGCGACAACAAGATCGTCAAGCAGCTCACCATCGCGCCGCCCGCGGCCAAAAAGTAG
- a CDS encoding tetratricopeptide repeat protein, translating to MTHARRALLPALVFAVAFLTFWPGLGGDFVNWDDYDNVVNNQGVHGLGRAQLEWMWTSAVLGHYIPLTWMSFGLNFALGGLKPRGYHVLNLLLHAANAVAVYWIARRLLRAARSPDTSDEVASPGPADFGAAFAALLFAVHPLRVESVVWITERKDVLSSFFFLLSALAYLRAVAAETIQPAWRALSLLAFAAALLSKASAMPLPAVLLLLDAYPLGRIRRLGWRRCLLEKLPWAVIGAAGALLALTVVLKGTGVTGYESYGVGARIAMTAYALMFYPARWLWPVQLIPLYELPSRLDPLSIRFVVPMIAFVLITTALIALRRRWPAGLAAWTFSVVMLLPISGAVHSGHQLAHDRYSYLSGLGLALLLGGGLMRLLSADLRLRLGPVIVRSIALGAAVLVLMLGVATWDQSKIWQDSETLWRWAVEIDPECAVCWNNFGTSLTAQKRHPEAESAYRRALQLRPTRATVANNIATALHGQRKDVEAEAMLRQALTLDPNLTGALANMGALYAQTGRLTESLPYFRRAWAQDPYFANLGRDYATALLRVAEAEREAGRTIQAMALLQETLLVSPADAEARRQLDAMTAMRTKAAARTDR from the coding sequence ATGACCCACGCGCGCCGCGCCCTCCTCCCCGCCCTCGTCTTCGCCGTCGCCTTCCTGACCTTCTGGCCGGGCCTGGGCGGAGACTTCGTCAACTGGGACGACTACGACAATGTCGTCAACAACCAAGGCGTCCACGGGCTCGGCCGCGCGCAGCTCGAGTGGATGTGGACGAGCGCCGTCCTGGGCCACTACATCCCGCTGACGTGGATGAGCTTCGGCTTGAACTTCGCGCTGGGCGGGCTCAAGCCCCGCGGCTACCACGTTCTCAACCTCCTCCTCCACGCGGCCAATGCGGTGGCCGTCTACTGGATAGCGCGTCGGCTCCTGAGGGCGGCACGCTCGCCCGACACCTCGGACGAGGTCGCTTCACCGGGGCCGGCGGACTTCGGCGCGGCCTTCGCCGCCCTGCTCTTCGCCGTCCACCCGCTTCGCGTGGAATCCGTCGTGTGGATCACCGAGCGAAAGGACGTGCTCTCCAGCTTCTTCTTTCTGCTCTCGGCCCTGGCCTATCTTCGAGCCGTCGCCGCGGAGACCATCCAGCCCGCGTGGAGAGCGCTCTCCCTGCTGGCCTTCGCGGCGGCGCTCCTCTCCAAGGCATCGGCCATGCCCTTGCCCGCCGTCCTTCTCCTCCTCGACGCCTATCCGCTGGGGCGGATCCGACGGCTCGGCTGGCGCCGCTGCCTCCTGGAAAAGCTGCCCTGGGCCGTGATCGGGGCGGCGGGGGCTCTCCTCGCTCTCACCGTCGTGCTCAAGGGCACCGGCGTCACGGGCTACGAGAGCTACGGCGTGGGCGCGCGTATCGCCATGACCGCCTACGCCCTCATGTTCTATCCGGCGCGCTGGCTCTGGCCCGTGCAGCTCATCCCGTTGTACGAGCTGCCGTCGCGGCTCGATCCCCTCTCCATCCGCTTCGTGGTCCCCATGATCGCTTTCGTCCTGATCACGACGGCCCTCATCGCGTTGCGGCGCCGGTGGCCGGCCGGTCTCGCGGCCTGGACCTTCTCCGTCGTGATGCTCCTGCCCATCAGCGGAGCCGTGCACTCGGGCCATCAGCTGGCCCACGACCGCTACAGCTATCTCTCGGGGCTGGGCCTGGCCTTGCTGCTGGGGGGCGGGCTCATGCGCCTCCTCTCCGCTGACCTCCGGCTCCGCCTAGGCCCCGTGATCGTGCGAAGCATCGCGCTGGGGGCCGCCGTGCTCGTCTTGATGCTGGGCGTGGCGACCTGGGACCAGAGCAAGATCTGGCAGGACTCCGAGACCCTCTGGCGCTGGGCCGTCGAGATAGACCCCGAGTGTGCCGTGTGCTGGAATAATTTCGGGACGTCCCTGACCGCGCAGAAGCGGCATCCCGAGGCGGAGTCCGCGTACCGGCGGGCCCTTCAGCTCAGGCCCACCCGCGCGACCGTGGCCAACAATATCGCCACGGCGCTCCACGGCCAGCGCAAGGACGTCGAGGCGGAGGCGATGCTGCGCCAGGCCCTCACGCTCGACCCGAACCTCACGGGCGCCCTCGCCAACATGGGAGCGCTGTATGCCCAGACCGGTCGCCTGACTGAATCGCTTCCGTATTTCCGCCGCGCCTGGGCCCAGGACCCGTACTTCGCGAATCTCGGCCGCGACTACGCGACGGCATTGCTCCGGGTCGCGGAGGCCGAGCGCGAGGCCGGCCGCACGATCCAGGCCATGGCGCTCTTGCAGGAGACGCTGCTCGTCTCCCCCGCCGACGCCGAGGCACGACGCCAGCTCGACGCCATGACGGCCATGCGCACCAAGGCCGCGGCCCGCACGGACCGTTGA